AGGTCTTGTTAGTGGCTACATGGGTATCTGATGGGTGTATCGGGACTCTGTGGGTGAGGCTTTCTGCGGGTGCTTTTCTGGGGTGCAGTGAAAAACAACAAATCTGGGTTTGCAGAGCTGTAGACCCTGTTCTGAGCTGTGGTGAGCTAGGAGAGGTCTGCATGTCCCCCCAGACCGAGGACCAGGAGCCGTCCCCCTCCTGCTCAGGTGACACCGCCATCCTCTCTCTCCAGAAGCAGCCAGTTTCAGGGTTAGGAGAGTGAGGACGTGAGAGACAAAGTTAGGAAATTCCAGCTAGAAGTTTGAATCTAGGCTGTGAGGAGGGGAGTGTTTCTGCGTGAGCGTGAGGCCTGCCGCATGCCCTCTCGGCTCTGACGCACACGTGAGGAGCTGCCAGAAAGGCATACAGCAGTGCGACCTGCCAGGGACGCTAGTACCGTGTCgctggcagaaggcagaggggaggaaaggTCAGGGGGTCACGTTCCGTTGGGGGAGATGTTCTGGATTTGACTTTTGAACCAGATCTTGCAATTGGGGGCAGATAGAGCGCTTGTACTGTTGGTTGTACCGTGGACAAGTGCTTTTCTGTGCGGTTCTGAGAATTCCGACCTTGCAAGGCGCCGGACGGTGGACTGTAGGAGAGACATGGGTGGgaaggggacaggggaggggtggggcgtCGACGGGGACCAAAAAGTAGCAGCTTGTAGGACTGGACCACAGCTGCGTGTCAGACGTCTCTCTAAGGCTGTGCTTCCCAGCCCACGTGCGTCACGAACGAGCGCGCAGTTGAGTCCCAGCGCCGTGGACCCTTACTCAACCGCAGTTTGCAAAAATTTCAACAAAAAGGAGAAGTCCAGCTTTTGGGGGCTGCCCTTGCTCCGTGGGAAGGGCAGAGCCCGTGATGCGGGCAGAGCTGAAGATTGAGGGTCCTCTTGGGGGAGCCCAGAGATTCCAGGACTCGGTGACCCCACGAAGAGGTCCGGTTCCTTCCGGGTGTCCCGGGCTGGGTGGCGCCACGCCTTCTGTACCAACATGTGTGGGGCATGTGTGGGGCATGTGCAGGGCGCTCCCGTCGGGAGGTCCTTGGTCCTTTCATCCAGACTCTTGGAAGAAGCAAAAGACCGGTCCATCCGTCTGCTGCTACTGGGCTCGACTTCTCCAGTGCGTCTGCTCCCACAGGCCCCTGTGACCGCCAGACTGTCCCCATAGGCACTTTCCAGGCGGCCCTGTGTATTCTGTCCATCCTGGCCTGGTGACTCGGTCACTCACCATCCCTTCTCTTGTTGGCAGGCTTCCCTttgtcctctcactctctgctgtGAGGGTCCAGATGGGAAGCTGCTCATTCAGATTAGGGTCATTGAGGGAGGTGTGGATCCCGGAGCTGGGCCTGGGGGTACCAGAGGCTGGGGAGGCTGCTGGCTCCGAGGCTGTGAGATGATTGGGTCGGACAGACTTCCCAAGAGGAAGAACGGCCTTCGGTGAATGGGGGGACACTGCCAGCCCAAGGCGGCCTCACAGGAGGGAATCGAGGGAACAAATGCCCCGACCTGAGTCCTCCCTCCTTCTGGTCTCCGTGGGGCCTCCCCACAGCTGTAGCTGGACGCCAGGGGGGCTGTGAATGTCTGTGCTGAGTGTAGCCTCCTGGGGCGGAGAAAGGCGGGAAGCCCCGGAGGGAAGGATGGCAGGTGACGGCTGAGCCTGCACGCTAGCTTTGGCTTCTGGGTGTCTGTGCCCCGTCTGCAGTGGCCATCACACAGTGCTGCTACCAGCGATGCTCAGTCCAGTCTGGGCCGTGTCTCTGGTCTTGGCCAGGGTATCTTCAGACCGGGACATTTTAGCTGACTCCTTGGTACTCTGTATGGATGCCTTGAAACGTGTCTTGTGCAAAACAGTATTAATGGGTCCTCTTGCCACCTGTATGAGCTGCTGCTGCCGGACCCCCGACCATTGGCACCGCTGGTCATATGATGACGGGCAGGGAGGTCTGGGCATCGTCTGTGACTGTGCTCCCCTCCTTACCCTGTGTCCAGCCCCGTCAGCTCCCAGCCGAGCCTTACAGAGTTTGACCCTGAGCTCTTTCTGCAGCTGTCTCCTCTTCATTCCTTCTGCTGCTGTTGCCCTGGTCAGCTCATGCCCCCAGCTCTGGTGCGTGCCTCCACCTTCTCACAGGTCCTACGTCCCGGCCTGCTGCTTTCTGGCTATGAAGTGGTTGTTAGTGCACCTTGGCCCGAAACGCTTATCTGGCCATGGTCTGTGTTACTCCCTGGCTTAGAAACCATTCCGTGACTCTGCGGTGTAGGGTGAGGGCCCTCGGCTGCCCGTTCCCCCTTGAGATTCAGCTGCCACAACTTAATGGGCAGAGAATCCTATTCCTCTGATCAGCCGCGGTGCCCGTGTGCCCTGCCCCAGGCTGCTTTCTCTATGGACAGAGGCCAGGCCCGTTCTGGCATTGACCCCGCTTTCTGTGTCCAGGATAGCTAACCCCCCAGGGCCATGGTGCCAGTTAGGAGAAGGTCTGgcttcctaaaaacaaaacaaaaaaccacagtgGCTTAAGGAAGGCAAAGGCGTGTTTCTCTCTCAGATGGAAaagttctgggggtgcctggatggctcggtcgttaagtgtctgcctttggctcaggtcctggggtcctgggattgagttccacatggggctccttgctctctgccctgctcatgtctctctctcaaataaataaataaaatctaaaaaaaaaaaaaaaaagtccagaggtAGGCATTCTAGGGCTGGGATGGCAGTTCCGTGGAGCCGCCAGGGACCCggttccttccagctctgcccCGTCTTAGGGTATGTGGGGGACGCTGCAGTGCTCACGGCCCCAGATGGCACCTGCCTGCCACCTGTCTCCCCAGGCACAGTGTGGAGAAGAGTGAAGAAAGACAGTCCCCTCAGGAGACTTCCCAGACATCCCACGCATTTTCGTCTGCTTTTTCCTGTCTCACCGAGTAGAGTGCGGTCGTGTGGCCAAACCCATCCGCAGAGAGGGCTGAAGGATGTCCGTCTTCAGCCAGGTTCCATGCTGCAGTAAATACGTTCGTTATTCTGTTGGTGATGAGCTGTGGAAGAAGGCATAGTGGGTAACAACTAAAACTTGTGCGGTAGccttttagaagtttaaaaaagtgTAGGTTTAGATCTAAAATTGTGTTAAAAGAAACTCTCTGAAGAGGCTGTTTTATAAACAGTCTGTAGAAGTTGACATAGctatgtataaaaagaattaactcatttgaaaatagaagaaaactcaccagaaggaaagacagagacgTGTTGGATATAAAAACATCAGGATACGTTTGGACATTTCACCAAAAGATAAACTTATTTGGAGAAAGGTGTGCGTCGACAGGAAGCATTTGAAAAAGACGGAGTGTGAAACTCTCTCACGTAGTGAAGACTCCAGGGAGCTGCAGTGATCTGGAGCTTTGGTCCTGGGGCAGGAATGGGTCTGCGGAACTGAAGGGAGCCCAGAGCCGGAGCCCGACTCAGCGCCAGACTGTGGTGTGGGCTGGGTTTCtattggggggtggtggtggcaggtgTTCATAGGGCGGAAACCTGGAGAAGACGAAGACAGGGCAACCTCGCCCAAATGGAAGGGATCCAAGAGGACTGACTTCTGTTGTGGTTCTggccctggcccagccctgggACCCTCTGGACTGTCAGCCCTGCCAATCCGGCAGCAGACCCGTGTCCTGATGAGCGCCACAGGTCAGCGCCAGGGAGGGACCCTGTCTCTGGTGAGAAGTGTGTGGTCTCTGCCGCTTCGCCCAGCCTTTCGCAGTGGACCCTCTGTTCCCACTTATCTTGCCACACTCAGGTCCCTGGCCACCTTTTGGGAGCATCCCTCTCCTTACATCTCTCCCTCTGACGATCCATGTGCTTCTCAGGCAGGGCCCGGCCTCCGTTTGGCGTGCCCGCCATCGCCCCCGGTCCGGTCCTGTGCCCCGACTCCCAGGCCGCCGTGGCGTGCGGTCCGACCGCGCCAGCTCTCGCGGGGGCCCCGTGCGCTGCACCCACTTCACGCCTAACCTCTGTCATTTCAGATTGTGAGATGGGGACTGAGCACACGGAAGTAATCCCCAAGGAGGAGGCTTCTGAAGACCCTGAGCCACGCGCGGCCACGTCGGAGAAATTTCCCCAGGTGGTTTGCCGGGGCCGGGAGTTGGGAGCCGCCCGGGCGGAGGACGCGGTGGTGAGGCGTTCGGGAGCGTCCGCGGACGGGAGCGCGCAGCGGGCGTCCCTTCGCGGGAAAGGCCTCGCGTCGGGGCCGGCCGTCTGTAAGAGGTCCCCGTCGGTTGAGGAGTCCGGGGACAGCGACGAGAGCGAGCGCGTCCGGGGTCCCGGCCCGCACCCGCTGGTGCCCCGGACCACGCCCCGCACCAGCCCCACGGAGAGGGCTGCGGTACCCGGGGCGCAGAGAAGCCCGGTGGGAGGAAAGCCTCACGCGTGCAAAGAGTGCGGGAAGGCCTTCAACCAGAACTCACATCTCCTGCAGCACCTGCGTGTGCACAGCGGGGAGAAGCCGTTCGGCTGCGAGGAGTGCGGGAAGGCGTTCGGGACCAACTCGAGCCTGCGGCGGCACCTGCGCATCCACGCGGGCGAGAAGCCGTTCGCCTGCGGCGAGTGCGGCAAGGCGTTCATCCAGAGCTCGCACCTCGTGCACCACCACCGCGTCCACACCGGCGAGCGGCCCTACAAGTGCGGTGAGTGCGGCAAGGCCTTCAGCCAGAACTCTGCGCTCGCCCTGCACCAGCGCATCCACACGGGCGAGAAGCCGTACGCGTGTGGCGAATGCGGCAAGACCTTCCGCGTCAGCTCGCAGCTCATCCAGCACCAGCGCATTCACACGGATGAGCGCTACCACGAGTGCGGCGAGTGTGGCAAGGCCTTCAAGCACAGCTCGGGCCTTATCCGCCACCAGAAGATCCATACCGGCGAGAAGCCCTATCTGTGCGGCCAGTGCGGTAAGGGCTTCGGCCAGAGCTCCGAGCTCATCCGCCACCAGAGGATCCACACGGGGGACAAACCGTACGAGTGCCGCGAGTGCGGCAAAACTTTCGGCCAGAATTCGGAGATCGTCCGGCACGTCCGCATCCACACCGGCGAGAAACCGTACGTATGCGCGCAGTGCGGGAAGGCCTTCCGGGGCAACTCGGAGCTGCTGCGGCACGAAAGGATCCACACGGGCGAGAAGCCCTACGAATGCTTCGAGTGCGGGAAGGCCTTCCGGCGCACCTCCCACCTCGCGGCGCATCAGCGGGTCCACGCCGGGGAGAAGCCCCACCAGTGCAGCGAGTGCGCGAGGACCTTCTGGGACAGTTCGGAGCTGCTCCTCCACCAGAAGACCCACGGCGGCGGGAAGCCGTACGCGTGCGGTGAGTGCCAGAGGACCTTCGGCCAGCACTCCCAGCTCGTCCTGCACCAGCGGGTCCACACTGGCGAGAAGCCGTACGCGTGCGGGGAGTGCCAGAAGGCCTTCGGCAGGAGCTCCCACCTGCTTCGGCACCAGAGCGTGCACGGCGCCGACTGAGCGCCCGAATTAGGGCCTCCGCTGCGCCCGGCCTGCACACCCTGCGGGAGGACCACACTGTGGCTCGTCGGCCCACGCAGTGGTTGGATAGGAGAGGCTTTTAGGAACTGTTCCCGGAGAGGTTTCAGGATCCCGAGTTCCACCATAAAAGCTGTTTCAGGCCTCAgtgttccctctgtctgccttcgCACCCCCTCCCTGCACCCTCAAGGGGATGCCATCGCCTTCTGGGTCTGTACAGGCCACATAACCTGGATTATTACTAATCAGGAACTATGGGGGCCTACCGTTCCGGCCACCTTCCAAGAGAGGCAGTGCAGACTCGTGGATGATTTTCCTCTATGGTGTTAAGACAGTGGAGCAGAGGACACCCTCCCTGTCCTCCTGCCCGCCGCGGAGCCCTGGGACCCTCGACGGACCTTCTTGCCGCTTTGACATCTTGCAGACGTGCTGCCGAGGAGCCTTAGATGATCGCAGAGGCGGGAAGCTTGGGGACTCCACACCCACGGTGCCTCCTTGTTCCTCTGCAGAGTGTGCAGGATGGAGGAGGTGACAGCCACCTCCAGGATGGCGAGCGAGGCTCTGAGCATTCTGAGGGGCTGGTGGGTGACGCCAGGGGCGGGAGGAGGGCAGCGAGCCTGGGCCATCCAGCAGGGCAGGAGCGGCCCGTGGGCAGCTGTGCCCAACGTGGGGGCTATGCGCATGGATGGCCGGCCGGCTGGCCTCCTATGTCCCGTGCCAGGATGTTGCACAGGGACTACACAGCCTTGCTGTCAGCAGGCACCAGCCCCCACGCTGGGCCAGTTCTCCTGCCCGACCTGGGCCTCACGTTGGAACCGTCTGCTGTGTGCAGCCCCCTTGTTTCTTCCACACGAGTGTTCTGTGTCCTCCTCGGGTGTATGCAGGTCCAAGCGTCAGAGGCACCAGGAGGCAGCAGGCCGTGCGCAGCTGGACTCCAGCAGGTAGAGACGGCTCTGACCTTGAGACGAGGGGACATGAACTCTGCGAACTCCAGGGTCCAGCCGGCCCCGCGGTTCTGGACCTCTTACATCTAACGGGACACGTCCTCAGTGCTGTTTAATCTCTTTGTCATGCGTTACTGACTCCTAGCGTTTCCCGAGTGTTTGCTGTGCCAGGCCCAGTGCCAGACGCCTTCCGTTCTTCCTTTCATGGCATCTCTGATGTGGGTCCCCTGTAAGCGGCTGAGTGGGTTCCATGTTCGGACCATAAAATTCACCTGGTTTCCGTGTTTGTCGAAGGACTTTTAATTCACAGAGTTGTACAGCCGTTGGCCGATAGGGTGGCTGTGGGTGCTCCTGCCGGATGTCGAAGaccaggagggtgggagggatgtcAGGTGACTTGTCCGTGCTCCCGAGCCCCGGGCTGTGCCGCTGACGGGCGGACTCGACAGCCGTATGTGCAGGCTGTGCACATCGATGTTTGTACGACGTGGTTTGAATATCGGAGATTTAATTCAACATCCTTGGAAACGTAACTGCTCACAGGCAAAACCCATTTAGTGGGTTTACGCTGTGCTCTCCCAGGTTCAGACCCTTCCCTTGAGAAAAGGGCCACTCGAGGCAACAGCAGGCTGCACGGCCCCCATCTTCTGTCCCACCTCTGGTCTGGCGGTCGGGCCCAAGTGGGAGGGAGTTTCCGAACTCCCTCGTCCCTATGGAGATGACAAGCGCAGTGCGCTCTCTTACTTGCTGGTCAAGTTAAAGCTGAGAATGCTACCGGACTGTGTCTCTGTCACGTGAAACCGGGAGGTTCCTGTCCCTCCTACTCCTGGTCCTGTGTTTGTGGGggttttccccccaaagattttatttatttatttgacagagagatcacaagtaggcagagagagaggaggaagcaggctccccgctgagcagagagcctgatgggggctcgatcccaggaccctgggatcatgacctgagccgaaggcagaggctttaacccactgagccacccaggagccccctgtgTTCTCGTGTTTGATGTCCACACTCATCACTGGCCAGCCTTGGCCGAGAACTTGACCCCGATTTAACCTCACTCCCCGAGAGTCCACTCCCACTGACGTGTCCACGGGCAGGTGGAGAAGGGCACTCACATTGTACATCCTCAAATGCCCCTTGTTGACCAAACCACCGCtggtttttccctctctccccaaaccgcccacccccaccccggggcttAGCACCTCACAACACCCAGCTCCTCCCTGCGGCCCCGCCCCAGCTGTGCCCCagctcagaaaaggaaaaggccTTCGATAGCAGTCCGCTTCCTGGAGCGTGAGAGGGCAGCATGGCTTCCCTCTTTCTCGTTACCATGGAGCATGCGGGTAAAGTGGGGGAGGTCTCCCCTATCCCAAGGAGAGTCCTTGTTTCCCAGGAGGAATTCTGGTGAACGAGTCTCTCCACCTCGACCGCACACTGTGCAGCCGGTACCCTCGCTCCCTGTCTATATCTGCCTTGCCCCCTATCTCAGGGAGCCCCAGACCTTCCTCTTCTGTTGgcctcccctcttctctgtggACCTGGGAGTCGAAATCTGCCCGATATTATGGGCGATAGTCATACGCTCATGCAAGTAGGATTTCATCGAGGAAAAGAAACACgaattttcttagttttagaGCTACCGGGCCTCGTAATCTCAGAGACCTCCCTAAATGCCCAGAAATAACCCTTGAGGATTTTTGCAGCCCGGCCGGTGTACATTCTCACCCTTCCCGTTTCCCTGGTG
This region of Mustela lutreola isolate mMusLut2 chromosome 15, mMusLut2.pri, whole genome shotgun sequence genomic DNA includes:
- the ZFP3 gene encoding zinc finger protein 3 homolog codes for the protein MRGAARRRWGFRGGPAGGPRGGRGGRVGRGARGGGSGRPPAPRLPAARADWLSAPEVEAPAAAARDAESSAAGSAARGERGASGGDCEMGTEHTEVIPKEEASEDPEPRAATSEKFPQVVCRGRELGAARAEDAVVRRSGASADGSAQRASLRGKGLASGPAVCKRSPSVEESGDSDESERVRGPGPHPLVPRTTPRTSPTERAAVPGAQRSPVGGKPHACKECGKAFNQNSHLLQHLRVHSGEKPFGCEECGKAFGTNSSLRRHLRIHAGEKPFACGECGKAFIQSSHLVHHHRVHTGERPYKCGECGKAFSQNSALALHQRIHTGEKPYACGECGKTFRVSSQLIQHQRIHTDERYHECGECGKAFKHSSGLIRHQKIHTGEKPYLCGQCGKGFGQSSELIRHQRIHTGDKPYECRECGKTFGQNSEIVRHVRIHTGEKPYVCAQCGKAFRGNSELLRHERIHTGEKPYECFECGKAFRRTSHLAAHQRVHAGEKPHQCSECARTFWDSSELLLHQKTHGGGKPYACGECQRTFGQHSQLVLHQRVHTGEKPYACGECQKAFGRSSHLLRHQSVHGAD